In Labilithrix sp., the following proteins share a genomic window:
- a CDS encoding biotin--[acetyl-CoA-carboxylase] ligase, whose amino-acid sequence MDDLAELPLLLAARGVTLGAPLHHVAETGSTNDDAKAAAKEGAAHGALWIAEAQTHGRGRQGRTWSAAPGSSLLFSVLLRVPCAPARVPLVSLVAGLAVRDAIAHALGDDAAAMVKWPNDVLVRDKKIAGVLVESSLAGAKVESIVAGVGINVHTRDFPPELAAIATSLALEGGRTDRAALLAAVLAGLERDAPRVLQRGLGVLQARLSQHDALAGKRVIGEGVDGVARGIDADGRLLVEAGGITTRVASGEVRLMVGEG is encoded by the coding sequence GTGGACGATCTCGCGGAGCTCCCGCTCCTGCTCGCCGCGCGCGGCGTCACGCTCGGGGCGCCGCTGCACCACGTCGCGGAGACCGGCTCGACGAACGACGACGCGAAGGCGGCGGCGAAGGAGGGCGCGGCGCACGGCGCGCTCTGGATCGCGGAGGCGCAGACGCACGGCCGCGGGCGGCAGGGCCGCACCTGGAGCGCCGCGCCCGGCTCGTCGCTCCTCTTCTCCGTCCTGCTCCGCGTCCCCTGCGCGCCGGCGCGGGTGCCGCTCGTCTCGCTCGTCGCCGGCCTGGCGGTGCGGGACGCGATCGCGCACGCGCTCGGCGACGACGCCGCGGCGATGGTGAAGTGGCCGAACGACGTGCTCGTGCGCGACAAGAAGATCGCGGGCGTGCTCGTGGAGTCGTCGCTCGCCGGCGCGAAGGTCGAGAGCATCGTCGCCGGCGTCGGGATCAACGTGCACACGCGCGATTTTCCGCCGGAGCTCGCCGCGATCGCGACGTCGCTCGCGCTCGAAGGCGGGCGCACCGATCGCGCCGCGCTCCTCGCCGCCGTGCTCGCGGGGCTCGAGCGTGACGCCCCGCGCGTCCTCCAGCGCGGGCTCGGCGTGCTCCAGGCGCGGCTCTCCCAGCACGACGCGCTCGCGGGCAAGCGCGTGATCGGCGAAGGCGTCGACGGCGTCGCGCGCGGGATCGACGCGGACGGCCGACTCCTCGTCGAGGCGGGCGGCATCACAACGAGGGTCGCGTCGGGCGAGGTGCGGCTCATGGTGGGCGAGGGATGA
- the nadC gene encoding carboxylating nicotinate-nucleotide diphosphorylase, with the protein MSATELPLSLIDAIVVRALEEDLGAGDVTTEACVPEGAQATGHGVARKVMVVAGLPVAERVFLTVDPTLKFTAKVAEGAKVEGGAVLYSVVGRARSLLTAERVSLNLIQRMCGIATATRRYVDALPAGSKTRITDTRKTTPGLRLLERYAVRRGGGHNHRNDLGSAVLIKDNHIVAAGGVRQAIEAARARAPHTSKIECEVDSLEQLEEALSAGADIVLLDNMDTETTEEAVRRTRGRALLEASGGITEGRIAELARAGVDAISVGALTHSTPAADIGFDFVSAK; encoded by the coding sequence ATGAGCGCCACCGAGCTACCGCTTTCGTTGATCGATGCCATCGTCGTGCGCGCGCTGGAGGAGGACCTCGGCGCCGGCGACGTCACGACGGAGGCGTGCGTCCCCGAAGGCGCGCAGGCGACCGGTCACGGCGTCGCGCGCAAGGTGATGGTCGTCGCCGGCTTGCCCGTCGCCGAGCGCGTGTTCCTCACCGTCGACCCGACCCTGAAGTTCACGGCGAAGGTCGCGGAGGGCGCGAAGGTCGAGGGGGGCGCCGTCCTCTACTCCGTCGTCGGGCGCGCGCGCTCGCTCCTCACCGCCGAGCGCGTCTCGCTCAACCTGATCCAGCGGATGTGCGGGATCGCGACCGCGACGCGGCGCTACGTCGACGCGCTCCCGGCCGGGAGCAAGACGCGCATCACCGACACGCGCAAGACGACGCCGGGCCTCCGCCTCCTCGAGCGGTACGCGGTGCGCCGCGGCGGCGGGCACAACCATCGCAACGACCTCGGCTCCGCCGTCCTCATCAAGGACAACCACATCGTCGCGGCGGGCGGCGTGCGCCAGGCGATCGAGGCCGCCCGCGCGCGCGCGCCGCACACGAGCAAGATCGAGTGCGAGGTCGACTCGCTCGAGCAGCTCGAGGAGGCGCTCTCCGCCGGCGCGGACATCGTGCTCCTCGACAACATGGACACCGAGACGACGGAGGAAGCGGTGCGCCGCACGCGCGGCCGCGCGCTGCTCGAGGCCTCCGGCGGCATCACGGAGGGGCGGATCGCCGAGCTCGCGCGCGCCGGGGTCGACGCGATCAGCGTCGGCGCGCTGACGCACTCCACCCCCGCCGCCGACATCGGCTTCGACTTCGTGAGCGCGAAGTGA
- a CDS encoding CPBP family intramembrane metalloprotease, protein MSLTPIRRRALVEALLVAAIVTAVVTVASAFVPDKYVATVVGFVFLGATWALVWRGEDSRVEAFGLALGGLVLPGKVDVPRLLRALRQALGWSLACALIFYVPFFVGWRYFWHPRGTFHFPFGANDGINEAFGQLVIIALPEEAFYRGYLQSRLDEALPFRVRIFGADVGVAVLVTSVIFALGHFATIREPARLAVFFPSLLFGWLRLRTKGVGAGIAFHAMCNLFSETLGKGFRVY, encoded by the coding sequence GTGTCGCTGACGCCCATCCGCCGCCGCGCGCTCGTCGAAGCCCTCCTCGTCGCCGCGATCGTGACCGCGGTCGTGACCGTGGCCTCCGCCTTCGTGCCGGACAAGTACGTCGCGACGGTGGTGGGCTTCGTGTTCCTCGGCGCGACGTGGGCGCTCGTCTGGCGCGGCGAAGACTCCCGCGTCGAGGCGTTCGGCCTCGCGCTCGGCGGTCTCGTGCTCCCGGGCAAGGTGGACGTCCCGCGTCTCTTGCGCGCCCTCCGCCAGGCGCTGGGGTGGTCGCTCGCGTGCGCGCTGATCTTCTACGTCCCGTTCTTCGTCGGCTGGCGTTACTTCTGGCACCCGCGCGGGACCTTCCATTTCCCGTTCGGCGCGAACGACGGGATCAACGAGGCGTTCGGTCAGCTCGTGATCATCGCGCTCCCGGAGGAGGCGTTCTATCGCGGCTACCTCCAGTCGCGGCTCGACGAGGCGCTGCCGTTCCGCGTCCGCATCTTCGGCGCCGACGTCGGCGTCGCCGTCCTCGTCACGAGCGTCATCTTCGCGCTCGGCCACTTCGCGACGATCCGCGAGCCCGCGCGCCTCGCCGTCTTCTTCCCCTCGCTCCTCTTCGGCTGGCTCCGCCTCCGCACGAAGGGCGTCGGCGCCGGAATCGCATTCCATGCAATGTGCAACCTATTCAGCGAGACGCTGGGGAAGGGCTTCCGGGTCTATTGA
- a CDS encoding serine/threonine protein kinase — MSGNDSKIPVGTILVGKYRVVREIGRGGMAAVYEAMQLSLDKKVAVKVLAAELAASTIVIERFFREARAAASVRSPYIVDVYDSGRLDDGRPFIAMELLEGESLYDRMARVRIIDLETTIRVIVHTSRGLVKAHSSGIVHRDLKPENIFLTKGEDQHDIVKILDFGLAKFYAPVNPEEKAAKRLTREGAVFGTPAYMSPEQVKGQGNVDHRADLWALGCMAYECLIGRPVWNMDQGVAMTFASIATGPIPVPSQQRADLPPSFDAWFKKCLERDPANRYQSAKELADAFVEAWGQRPVSSASFPGLPLGTGPHPRISPQGAADVLALQPSAASARGMNMPAVPSSRRAVDGPLNGGRASTASEPLPLVNGRASTDIPTTTSQPDEPPPRKLSPVRLALASGFLVLGVSMAIFVWVSALSPQIFAPIVASTTSGTPIGVNTTANDLPPPDEPKWVPILAEGQRLFSVGDYAAAQKKFKEAAEQGPAAAKVAAVFTEQVKVAEKSNTANGPCKAVAFAHPRLETNRRAGVPAIAPISKGALVTWIDDHERQGSDHAYGVAIDPTGKSLNSVRDLTPDATSADTPKLAVIGSDRLVLVYQDEKGKEAGVHARLLDGNGNIDQYKGQVVRIGGNPRPGQFFPAVDKGPEGFWVVWQDDRDKENDHDLYARHISNELGTVTPDRRLTDYYAPPRSKNPPPRVKHPSVAVAANTLLVAYKLESESGKDKTHAIMRMRVSLEQAEKGLDENTTQNRGDRTMGDVSMVSEEKTPADAPAIACGNDGCFIVWHVEAGGASIAKIDPVQNKVLWRKVLSSKGGHPSLGVNNGQVAVAWYEKPYIKFTTLNDGGPVLPPSSAFRIFDPSVPPPSISAGAEKNEWYLAWQDSDTAKGTPEIYAARLTCR; from the coding sequence GTGTCTGGCAACGATTCGAAGATTCCGGTCGGGACCATCCTGGTCGGCAAGTACCGCGTCGTCCGGGAGATCGGACGCGGCGGCATGGCCGCGGTGTACGAGGCGATGCAGCTGTCGCTCGACAAGAAAGTCGCGGTGAAGGTGCTCGCGGCGGAGCTGGCCGCGTCCACCATCGTCATCGAGCGCTTCTTCCGCGAGGCCCGCGCCGCCGCGAGCGTTCGCAGCCCGTACATCGTCGACGTCTACGACTCCGGCCGCCTCGACGACGGCCGCCCCTTCATCGCGATGGAGCTCCTCGAAGGCGAGTCGCTCTACGACCGCATGGCGCGGGTGCGCATCATCGACCTCGAGACGACGATCCGCGTCATCGTCCACACCTCGCGCGGTCTCGTGAAGGCGCACTCGTCCGGCATCGTCCACCGCGACCTGAAGCCGGAGAACATCTTCCTCACGAAGGGCGAGGACCAGCACGACATCGTCAAGATCCTCGACTTCGGCCTCGCCAAGTTCTACGCGCCGGTGAACCCGGAGGAGAAGGCGGCCAAGCGCCTCACGCGCGAAGGCGCCGTCTTCGGAACGCCGGCGTACATGTCCCCCGAGCAGGTGAAGGGGCAGGGCAACGTCGATCACCGCGCCGACCTCTGGGCGCTCGGCTGCATGGCCTACGAGTGCCTCATCGGGCGCCCGGTCTGGAACATGGACCAGGGCGTAGCGATGACCTTCGCGTCGATCGCGACCGGCCCGATCCCGGTGCCGTCGCAGCAGCGCGCGGACCTCCCGCCCTCGTTCGACGCGTGGTTCAAGAAGTGCCTCGAGCGCGATCCCGCGAACCGGTACCAGAGCGCGAAGGAGCTCGCCGACGCGTTCGTCGAGGCGTGGGGTCAGCGCCCCGTCTCGAGCGCGAGCTTCCCCGGCTTGCCGCTCGGGACCGGCCCGCATCCACGCATCTCTCCGCAGGGCGCGGCCGACGTGCTCGCGCTCCAGCCCTCCGCCGCCTCCGCGCGCGGCATGAACATGCCGGCGGTGCCTTCGAGCCGGCGCGCGGTGGACGGGCCGCTCAACGGCGGGCGCGCGAGCACGGCGAGCGAGCCGCTCCCGCTCGTCAACGGCCGCGCGTCGACCGACATCCCCACCACCACGTCGCAGCCCGACGAGCCCCCGCCGCGGAAGCTGTCGCCGGTCCGGCTCGCGCTCGCGAGCGGCTTCCTCGTCCTCGGCGTGTCGATGGCGATCTTCGTGTGGGTCAGCGCGCTGAGCCCGCAGATCTTCGCGCCCATCGTCGCGTCGACGACGTCGGGCACGCCGATCGGCGTCAACACCACCGCGAACGACCTGCCGCCGCCGGACGAGCCGAAGTGGGTCCCGATCCTCGCGGAGGGGCAGCGCCTCTTCAGCGTCGGGGACTACGCCGCCGCGCAGAAGAAGTTCAAGGAGGCCGCCGAGCAGGGGCCCGCGGCGGCGAAGGTCGCGGCGGTGTTCACGGAGCAGGTCAAGGTCGCCGAGAAGTCGAACACCGCGAACGGCCCGTGCAAGGCGGTCGCCTTCGCGCATCCGCGCCTCGAGACGAACCGCCGCGCCGGCGTGCCCGCGATCGCCCCGATCTCGAAGGGCGCGCTCGTCACTTGGATCGACGACCACGAGCGGCAGGGCTCCGACCACGCCTACGGCGTCGCGATCGATCCGACCGGCAAGTCGCTCAACTCCGTGCGCGACCTCACCCCGGACGCGACCAGCGCCGACACGCCGAAGCTCGCCGTCATCGGCTCCGATCGCCTCGTGCTCGTCTATCAGGACGAGAAGGGGAAGGAGGCCGGCGTCCACGCGCGCCTCCTCGACGGCAACGGCAACATCGATCAGTACAAGGGCCAGGTCGTCCGCATCGGCGGCAACCCGCGTCCGGGGCAGTTCTTCCCCGCGGTCGACAAGGGGCCGGAGGGCTTCTGGGTCGTGTGGCAGGACGATCGAGACAAGGAGAACGATCACGATCTCTACGCGCGGCACATCTCGAACGAGCTCGGCACGGTGACGCCGGACCGCCGCCTCACCGACTACTACGCGCCGCCGCGCTCGAAGAACCCGCCCCCGCGCGTGAAGCACCCGAGCGTCGCGGTCGCGGCGAACACGCTCCTCGTCGCGTACAAGCTCGAGAGCGAGAGCGGCAAGGACAAGACCCACGCGATCATGCGCATGCGCGTCTCGCTCGAGCAGGCGGAGAAGGGCCTCGACGAGAACACGACGCAGAACCGCGGCGATCGCACGATGGGCGACGTCTCGATGGTCTCGGAGGAGAAGACGCCCGCGGACGCGCCCGCGATCGCGTGCGGCAACGACGGCTGCTTCATCGTGTGGCACGTCGAGGCCGGCGGCGCGTCGATCGCGAAGATCGATCCGGTCCAGAACAAGGTGCTCTGGCGCAAGGTGCTCTCGAGCAAGGGCGGTCACCCGTCGCTCGGCGTGAACAACGGGCAGGTCGCGGTCGCCTGGTACGAGAAGCCGTACATCAAGTTCACGACCTTGAACGACGGCGGCCCGGTGCTCCCGCCCTCCTCCGCGTTCCGCATCTTCGATCCGTCCGTGCCGCCGCCGTCGATCAGCGCGGGCGCGGAGAAGAACGAGTGGTACCTCGCGTGGCAGGACTCCGACACCGCGAAGGGCACGCCCGAGATCTACGCCGCTCGTCTGACGTGTCGCTGA
- a CDS encoding HAMP domain-containing histidine kinase — protein MDDDARRKRFEAIGEIAAEIAHELRNALQIVSANVYLARQSAGAPGASEPFLAKVERSTRIAQGIVDDLMALARGEAIHAEPYPVADLLPLGRELLLGEADHIDDVDPPDLEVRAHQGLAARLLHVLYENAIQASRPRRVGITTRARRAGDRVRIEVSDDGPGVPEKIRGTLFEPLVTERPGGTGLGLALARRIVDAHGGSIALRGASTFAIELPS, from the coding sequence GTGGACGACGACGCGCGCCGGAAGCGATTCGAGGCGATCGGCGAAATTGCGGCCGAGATCGCGCACGAGCTCCGCAATGCCTTGCAGATCGTCTCCGCGAACGTGTATCTCGCGCGCCAGAGCGCCGGCGCGCCGGGCGCGAGCGAGCCGTTCCTCGCGAAGGTCGAGCGAAGCACGCGGATTGCCCAAGGAATCGTCGACGACCTCATGGCCCTCGCGCGAGGTGAGGCGATCCACGCGGAGCCTTACCCGGTGGCCGATCTCCTACCTCTCGGGAGAGAGCTGCTCCTCGGTGAGGCGGATCACATCGACGACGTCGACCCACCCGACCTCGAGGTCCGCGCCCATCAGGGCCTCGCCGCGCGGCTCCTCCACGTCCTCTACGAGAACGCGATCCAGGCGAGCCGTCCGCGGCGGGTCGGGATCACGACGCGCGCGCGGAGGGCCGGGGACCGCGTGAGGATCGAGGTCTCCGACGACGGGCCGGGCGTCCCGGAGAAGATCCGCGGCACGCTCTTCGAGCCGCTCGTCACGGAGCGCCCCGGCGGCACCGGCCTCGGCCTCGCGCTCGCGCGCCGGATCGTGGACGCGCACGGCGGCTCCATCGCCCTCCGCGGCGCGTCGACCTTCGCGATCGAGCTGCCGTCATGA
- a CDS encoding GlsB/YeaQ/YmgE family stress response membrane protein, translating into MSILMFLLFGLIVGFLARAIMPGRQSMGFLSTALVGIAGSFVGGVIGNVFSGTPILDLHASGFIGSIVGALIVLAIMGWAGRRHAFG; encoded by the coding sequence ATGTCGATCCTCATGTTTCTCCTGTTCGGTCTCATCGTCGGCTTCCTCGCGCGCGCGATCATGCCGGGCCGCCAATCGATGGGCTTCCTCTCCACCGCGCTCGTCGGGATCGCCGGTTCCTTCGTCGGCGGCGTCATCGGCAACGTCTTCTCGGGCACGCCGATCCTCGACCTTCACGCCTCCGGCTTCATCGGCAGCATCGTCGGCGCGCTGATCGTCCTCGCGATCATGGGTTGGGCCGGCCGCCGCCACGCGTTCGGCTGA